The genome window TAAATGAAGGGGCGATAGACTGTAGCATACGACCAACTTCTGTTTGGCCCGTATTTTCAAGCGCTTCTGCACTTAAGATATCTACTGGAACGGGTAAATCTTCAACTGAACGTCCTGCTACACGGCTACCGACTATAGCAATTTTTTCAATTTTTTCTTGAGCGACTTCTTCTGCTGCGTTTACACCTTGCGAATTTACTGCAAGTAAAGCTGGTAATACTGCTGCACTGACCGCTGAAAGCTTCATCATGTTGTTATCATTCCTGTTGATTTGTTTGAGTTTTATACTCAGTAAACCATTTTGATCAACAACCGCATCGAGTTCAGTCCCACCTAATAATGCCTCTAGAGCATCTAGCTGAGTGTAAAATCCATAAACTGAATTTGCGTCATACTGCTTTGCCAACTCATAAGAAAACACCACGGTTTGCTCTGTTTGTTTAGCATATTCAATTAAGGCTTTGTCTGCTCGCTGCGCTTTTATATCAAATTGCACCATTTGCCCAGTGGTTTGAGTTGCTGCTTGTACACTCAAGCTAAAAATAGCCGGTACAAGCACACTAAATCCACTCAATAAATGCGTTTGGTTACTGCGCAACTTATATAAACAGCTGACAAACAAAAATCCTCTATGGCTTTGTTTCTTTTTTTTAATGTTTTTTTTACGTTCAATCTTTATTGATGCAACTTTATCTAACATTAGTTTGATTTGCATAACGTCTACTTATGATTCTGTATGGTGTTTTAGCGTTACTACATGCTCACCTAAACGCTCATGATCAATCGAAAAATTAGTTTGTAAACTTTCTAGTAAACCTTCAACGTCACCCGCTTTAAATACCCCAGCTACTTTAATACTGGCAAGCTCGGCTGATGAAAGTTCAAAACGTGTTGCGGTATAGCGACTTACTTCATTTAAAGCATCGCTTAACTCTTCTCCATTAAAAATAAGCATGCCATTTTGCCATGCCAAATCGCGTTGTACGTCGTTCATTGAAAGCTGGGTAATTGGCTTTGTAACACTCTGCTCTATAATTACTTTTTCGCCTGAGGTAACGATATTGGCATTAATTTGACGAATTTTTTGCGTGCTGTTATCTGCAAGCTGATAATCTTTAAAGTCATTTGCGTCAACCGCTACACTAGGGTCGGTGATCATCACTTTGCCTTCGGTAACAACAAGCTCTAAATCTGATGAGGTATTACGCTGTACATTAAACACGGTACCGAGTGCAGTAAAGCTTTTGTCGCCGGCCATAACACTAAACGGACGCGTGGCATCTTTTGCTACGTTAAAACGCCCTTCTCCACGACTAAGTAACAACTGCCTGCGGCCTTTGCTATAAGCAACTTCTAGTAAGCTATTAGTATTAAGCTGCACTATGGTGCCATCTGGCAACACATACGTTGCTTGCTCGCCTACTTTTGTTTTGTAAATTTTAGTGTAATTAACTTTTGCAAGCTCTTGGTTATAGCCATTTTCTAAATTAATTAATAAGTAGCTGCATACCATTAGTGCTGCAAATAAACTCGCTGCAATTGAGTAAGAAAACATCCACTTATTTTTTGATGCTTTAGTATTGTTACGCTGAGGAAATAAATGACTTAATTCATTTAATACCGAAAGCTCATCCCAAAGCTGAGCAAGCTCGTATATAGAGTCTTGATGGGCGATGCTTTGCATCATCCATAATTTAAATTGCTCTTTTTCATCATCAGTTAAACCACGATCAATCGCGCTTATCCAATCACATGACTTTTCTAAAATTAAATCTTTTGAATTAAATTGATGAACATTACTCATTCTGCGACCCTCTTAACTGATATAGGGTGTGCTTGAGCTTTAGGGTTTGTTTGAGGGCTTTGCTCATGTTCACGCATGTACAACATGGTTTGTAACAACCCTTTGGCAATGTGTTTTTCAACAGTGCTTTGGCTTAACTGCATTTGGTCTGCGATCTCTTTTTGGCTCATGCCGTAAACTTTTTTTAATATAAAGCATTTACGAATCGATGAGCTTAGTTGCTCAGTAGCTCTACAAAAAAGTAAAAAGCGCTCTTTAGATGTGTATTCATCCTCAAGCTTCATTGATTTGAGTAATACGGGTAATTCGTTATCGTTTTCTAACGAATCATTAAATTTGTTGTCCCACTTAGCTATATGGTTAAGTGCTAGGTGTTTTGCTGTTTTAAGCATGTAACTGCGGGTAAACTGTATATCTTGCTTTAAATCAGCTTCGTAGCTTTTTACAAAAGTTTCTTGCACAATATCTTCTACATCGTCGGGTTGAACAATGCGCGAT of Pseudoalteromonas arctica A 37-1-2 contains these proteins:
- a CDS encoding FecR family protein, with protein sequence MSNVHQFNSKDLILEKSCDWISAIDRGLTDDEKEQFKLWMMQSIAHQDSIYELAQLWDELSVLNELSHLFPQRNNTKASKNKWMFSYSIAASLFAALMVCSYLLINLENGYNQELAKVNYTKIYKTKVGEQATYVLPDGTIVQLNTNSLLEVAYSKGRRQLLLSRGEGRFNVAKDATRPFSVMAGDKSFTALGTVFNVQRNTSSDLELVVTEGKVMITDPSVAVDANDFKDYQLADNSTQKIRQINANIVTSGEKVIIEQSVTKPITQLSMNDVQRDLAWQNGMLIFNGEELSDALNEVSRYTATRFELSSAELASIKVAGVFKAGDVEGLLESLQTNFSIDHERLGEHVVTLKHHTES
- a CDS encoding RNA polymerase sigma factor, which translates into the protein MTKKVKFTSTFVDISKQLKRFVSRIVQPDDVEDIVQETFVKSYEADLKQDIQFTRSYMLKTAKHLALNHIAKWDNKFNDSLENDNELPVLLKSMKLEDEYTSKERFLLFCRATEQLSSSIRKCFILKKVYGMSQKEIADQMQLSQSTVEKHIAKGLLQTMLYMREHEQSPQTNPKAQAHPISVKRVAE